Within the Arthrobacter sp. UKPF54-2 genome, the region TAGCACTTCTTGCCCAGCAGGGCGTTGCCGCCGTAGCCGGAGCCGAAGGACCAGATGGAGCGCTCTTCGGGGAAGTGCACGATCCACTTGTCCGGGTTGCAGGGCCAGGCGACGTCGGCCTGGCCGGGGGCCAGCGGGGCTCCCAGGGAGTGCAAGGCGGGGACGAAGAAGGCGTTCGTGGCGGTGATCTTGTCCAGGACCTCGGTGCCGATCGTGGCCATGATGCGCATGGAGGCCACAACGTAGGCGCTGTCCGTGATTTCGACGCCGAACTTGGGATCGTCGGCGTCGAGGTGGCCCATCACGAAGGGAATGACGTACATGGTGCGGCCGCGCATGGAGCCGCTGAACAGGCCGCGCAGCTTCTCCTTCATCTCCGCCGGGGCCATCCAGTTGTTGGTGAAGCCCGCGTCGCGTTCGTTTTCGGAGCAGATGAAGGTCTGCTCCTCCACCCGGGCGACGTCGGCGGGATCAGAGAATGCCGCAAAGGACTTCGGGAACAGCTTCTCGTTCAGCCGGGTCAGGGTGCCGGCGGCGACGAGCTCGTCCGTGAGCCGGGTGTTCTCCTCTTCCGAACCATCAACCCAGTGGATCCGGTCCGGCTGGGTCAGTTCAGCAACCTCTTCAACCCATGCCAGCAGTCCAGCATGAGTGGTGGGTGCTTTCTCAAGCAGCGGCAGTCGCGCCAGATCGCCCATTACGGTTCCCTTCCTCGGGTTCAGTGGTGTGTCCTAAATGCTAGGTGTCGCGGAGGATTCACTTTCCGGCCCACTTGCGGGCTGACGGCGGGCCCGCAATCCAAAAACCGCGGAAATTCAAGGTTTATTAAGTCCATACGGCGGAGTTTTTGTGATCAAGGTCACATAGACCGGTCTAGTCAGCTAGATTACAGGGGTTCCGATTTGGAAGTGTGGGCCCATCTCGCGTAAAGTAATTCGAGGTTCGGGGGAGCGAGAAACTCCCAAAGAGCCGAGAATGCGCCCATAGCTCAGCTGGATAGAGCGTCTGTCTACGGAACAGAAGGTCAGGGGTTCGAATCCCTTTGGGCGCACAGAGAAAAAGATCCGCACCGGTCCGCCGGTGCGGATCTTTTGTTTTCCGGACTACTCCGCCGGCCCGCCCGCTGCCGCCTCGATCCGTCGGCGCATCCCGTCGAAGAGGCTGCCCAGCCGCTCGGCGGCCAGCGCCGCGTCCCCCGCCGCCACCGCCTCGTAGATGCCCCGGTGCAGCGCGGCCGCACCCGGGGATACGATGCCGGGGCCGAGTTCATGCTCGATCCCCCGGTAGACAGTCTGGAACGCATCGAGCAGGCCGCGCAGCAGCCCGTTGTCCAGCGGCTCAAACAGCCGGCGGTGGAAGTCGGCGTCGGCGTCGACAAAGTGCTCACCGGACCCGGCCGGGGCTTCCATCCGGCACACGGCGGCCTCGAGCCCCGCGAGCCGGTCCGGCGTCATGAGCGCCACGGAGCCGCCGATCAGCGCTGATTCCAGCACCCGGCGCACTTCCACCAGTTCCAGCGCCTCCCGCCCGCGGTGGCGCAGGGATGACCGGGCCCTGAAGGCCAGGCCGTCCGCCAGGGCGCCGAAGTTGGCCGCGGCGACGAACATGCCGAAGCCGTGGCGGATTTCGATGACGCCCAGGGCTTGGAGCACCTTGAGCGCCTCGCGCAGGGTGTTCCGGCCAGTTCCCAGCAGGGCGGCCAGTTCGGTCTCGGTGGGCAGCGCTTCCCCCGGCTCCAGCTCCCGCTCGAGGATCAGTTCGATGATCGCGTCCTGCAGGGCGCGCAGCCTTGCCTGCGCGCCGGGCCGGTTCGGCGTCACGCCCCGGCCGGCAGTCAAAGCTGCTGCGTTCACTGGTGGCCTCCTGCCCCGAAGTGGTCCTCAGCGTAGCGGAGGTCCC harbors:
- a CDS encoding FadR/GntR family transcriptional regulator, translating into MNAAALTAGRGVTPNRPGAQARLRALQDAIIELILERELEPGEALPTETELAALLGTGRNTLREALKVLQALGVIEIRHGFGMFVAAANFGALADGLAFRARSSLRHRGREALELVEVRRVLESALIGGSVALMTPDRLAGLEAAVCRMEAPAGSGEHFVDADADFHRRLFEPLDNGLLRGLLDAFQTVYRGIEHELGPGIVSPGAAALHRGIYEAVAAGDAALAAERLGSLFDGMRRRIEAAAGGPAE